A genomic segment from Canis aureus isolate CA01 chromosome 4, VMU_Caureus_v.1.0, whole genome shotgun sequence encodes:
- the SLC36A3 gene encoding proton-coupled amino acid transporter 3 isoform X3 — protein MQTLVHLLKCNIGTGLLGLPLAMKNAGLLVGPISLLAIGILTVHCMVILLNCAHHLSQRLQKTFVNYGEAMMYSLETCPNAWLRTHSVWGRYTVSFLLITTQLGFCSVYFMFMADNLQQMVEEAHVTSNNCQPRKILALTPILDIRFYMLTILPFVVLLVFIQNLRMLSIFSTLANITTLGSMALIFEYIIKEIPDPSSLPLMASWKTFLLFFGTAIFTFEGVGMVLPLKNQMKHPQHFSFVLYLGMSLVIILYICLGTLGYMKFGSSTQASITLNLPNCWLYQSVKLMYSIGIFFTYALQFHVPAEIIIPFVISQVSESWTLLIDLFVRTALVCLTCVSAILIPRLDLVISFVGSVSSSALALIIPPLLELITFYPEDMSCVTIAKDIMISILGLLGAAGKMRSMHRKYSRHASSLANHENTRLRTCHRPEETGVA, from the exons ATGCAAACGTTGGTCCATTTACTGAAATGCAACATTGGCACAGGACTCCTGGGACTTCCCTTGGCCATGAAAAATGCTGGCTTATTG GTGGGTCCGATCAGCCTGCTAGCCATTGGGATCCTCACTGTGCACTGCATGGTCATCCTGTTGAACTGTGCCCACCACCTCAGTCAGAG ATTGCAAAAGACTTTTGTGAACTATGGAGAGGCCATGATGTACAGCCTGGAAACCTGCCCAAATGCCTGGCTGAGGACCCACTCGGTGTGGGGCAG GTACACTGTCAGCTTCTTATTAATTACCACCCAACTGGGATTCTGCAgcgtttattttatgtttatggcAGACAACTTACAACAG ATGGTGGAAGAAGCCCACGTGACCTCCAACAACTGCCAGCCCAGGAAGATCCTGGCGCTGACCCCCATCCTGGACATCCGCTTCTACATGCTGACAATCCTGCCCTTCGTGGTCCTGTTGGTGTTTATCCAGAACCTCAGGATGCTGTCCATCTTCTCGACGCTGGCCAACATCACCACCCTGGGGAGCATGGCTCTGATCTTTGAGTATATCATAAAG GAGATTCCAGATCCCAGTAGCCTCCCCTTGATGGCGAGCTGGAAGACATTCTTACTGTTCTTTGGTACAGCCATTTTCACATTTGAAGGCGTCGGTATG GTTCTGCCTCTCAAAAATCAGATGAAGCATCCACAACACTTTTCTTTTGTGCTGTACTTGGGGATGTCCCTTGTCATCATCCTCTACATCTGCCTGGGGACACTGGGCTATATGAAGTTTGGGTCCAGTACCCAGGCCAGCATCACCCTCAACTTACCCAATTGCTG GCTGTACCAGTCGGTCAAGCTGATGTACTCCATTGGCATCTTCTTCACCTACGCCCTCCAGTTCCACGTCCCAGCTGAGATCATCATCCCCTTCGTCATCTCCCAGGTGTCAGAGAGCTGGACACTGTTAATAGACCTGTTTGTCCGCACAGCCTTGGTCTGTCTGACCT GTGTCTCAGCCATCCTCATCCCCCGCCTGGACCTGGTCATCTCCTTTGTGGGCTCAGTGAGCAGCAGTGCCCTGGCCCTCATCATCCCGCCCCTCCTGGAGCTCATCACCTTTTATCCTGAAGACATGAGCTGTGTCACCATTGCAAAAGACATCATGATCAGCATCCTGGGCCTTTTAGG
- the SLC36A3 gene encoding proton-coupled amino acid transporter 3 isoform X1: MLKTSLLGRDFNSEPSPLDNRSKSLSESRGSVASENVHPTEEANRLSIMQTLVHLLKCNIGTGLLGLPLAMKNAGLLVGPISLLAIGILTVHCMVILLNCAHHLSQRLQKTFVNYGEAMMYSLETCPNAWLRTHSVWGRYTVSFLLITTQLGFCSVYFMFMADNLQQMVEEAHVTSNNCQPRKILALTPILDIRFYMLTILPFVVLLVFIQNLRMLSIFSTLANITTLGSMALIFEYIIKEIPDPSSLPLMASWKTFLLFFGTAIFTFEGVGMVLPLKNQMKHPQHFSFVLYLGMSLVIILYICLGTLGYMKFGSSTQASITLNLPNCWLYQSVKLMYSIGIFFTYALQFHVPAEIIIPFVISQVSESWTLLIDLFVRTALVCLTCVSAILIPRLDLVISFVGSVSSSALALIIPPLLELITFYPEDMSCVTIAKDIMISILGLLGAAGKMRSMHRKYSRHASSLANHENTRLRTCHRPEETGVA, from the exons ATGTTGAAGACGTCACTGCTTGGAAGAGACTTCAACAGTGAGCCCAGCCCCTTGGACAACAGGTCCAAGTCACTCTCGGAGAGTAGAGGCAGTGTTGCTTCAGAGAATGTCCATCCTACTGAAGAAGCCAACAGATTATC GATCATGCAAACGTTGGTCCATTTACTGAAATGCAACATTGGCACAGGACTCCTGGGACTTCCCTTGGCCATGAAAAATGCTGGCTTATTG GTGGGTCCGATCAGCCTGCTAGCCATTGGGATCCTCACTGTGCACTGCATGGTCATCCTGTTGAACTGTGCCCACCACCTCAGTCAGAG ATTGCAAAAGACTTTTGTGAACTATGGAGAGGCCATGATGTACAGCCTGGAAACCTGCCCAAATGCCTGGCTGAGGACCCACTCGGTGTGGGGCAG GTACACTGTCAGCTTCTTATTAATTACCACCCAACTGGGATTCTGCAgcgtttattttatgtttatggcAGACAACTTACAACAG ATGGTGGAAGAAGCCCACGTGACCTCCAACAACTGCCAGCCCAGGAAGATCCTGGCGCTGACCCCCATCCTGGACATCCGCTTCTACATGCTGACAATCCTGCCCTTCGTGGTCCTGTTGGTGTTTATCCAGAACCTCAGGATGCTGTCCATCTTCTCGACGCTGGCCAACATCACCACCCTGGGGAGCATGGCTCTGATCTTTGAGTATATCATAAAG GAGATTCCAGATCCCAGTAGCCTCCCCTTGATGGCGAGCTGGAAGACATTCTTACTGTTCTTTGGTACAGCCATTTTCACATTTGAAGGCGTCGGTATG GTTCTGCCTCTCAAAAATCAGATGAAGCATCCACAACACTTTTCTTTTGTGCTGTACTTGGGGATGTCCCTTGTCATCATCCTCTACATCTGCCTGGGGACACTGGGCTATATGAAGTTTGGGTCCAGTACCCAGGCCAGCATCACCCTCAACTTACCCAATTGCTG GCTGTACCAGTCGGTCAAGCTGATGTACTCCATTGGCATCTTCTTCACCTACGCCCTCCAGTTCCACGTCCCAGCTGAGATCATCATCCCCTTCGTCATCTCCCAGGTGTCAGAGAGCTGGACACTGTTAATAGACCTGTTTGTCCGCACAGCCTTGGTCTGTCTGACCT GTGTCTCAGCCATCCTCATCCCCCGCCTGGACCTGGTCATCTCCTTTGTGGGCTCAGTGAGCAGCAGTGCCCTGGCCCTCATCATCCCGCCCCTCCTGGAGCTCATCACCTTTTATCCTGAAGACATGAGCTGTGTCACCATTGCAAAAGACATCATGATCAGCATCCTGGGCCTTTTAGG
- the SLC36A3 gene encoding proton-coupled amino acid transporter 3 isoform X2: MLKTSLLGRDFNSEPSPLDNRSKSLSESRGSVASENVHPTEEANRLSIMQTLVHLLKCNIGTGLLGLPLAMKNAGLLVGPISLLAIGILTVHCMVILLNCAHHLSQRLQKTFVNYGEAMMYSLETCPNAWLRTHSVWGRYTVSFLLITTQLGFCSVYFMFMADNLQQMVEEAHVTSNNCQPRKILALTPILDIRFYMLTILPFVVLLVFIQNLRMLSIFSTLANITTLGSMALIFEYIIKEIPDPSSLPLMASWKTFLLFFGTAIFTFEGVGMVLPLKNQMKHPQHFSFVLYLGMSLVIILYICLGTLGYMKFGSSTQASITLNLPNCWLYQSVKLMYSIGIFFTYALQFHVPAEIIIPFVISQVSESWTLLIDLFVRTALVCLTCVSAILIPRLDLVISFVGSVSSSALALIIPPLLELITFYPEDMSCVTIAKDIMISILGLLGCVFGTYQALYELIQPINHSIANSTGVYA; the protein is encoded by the exons ATGTTGAAGACGTCACTGCTTGGAAGAGACTTCAACAGTGAGCCCAGCCCCTTGGACAACAGGTCCAAGTCACTCTCGGAGAGTAGAGGCAGTGTTGCTTCAGAGAATGTCCATCCTACTGAAGAAGCCAACAGATTATC GATCATGCAAACGTTGGTCCATTTACTGAAATGCAACATTGGCACAGGACTCCTGGGACTTCCCTTGGCCATGAAAAATGCTGGCTTATTG GTGGGTCCGATCAGCCTGCTAGCCATTGGGATCCTCACTGTGCACTGCATGGTCATCCTGTTGAACTGTGCCCACCACCTCAGTCAGAG ATTGCAAAAGACTTTTGTGAACTATGGAGAGGCCATGATGTACAGCCTGGAAACCTGCCCAAATGCCTGGCTGAGGACCCACTCGGTGTGGGGCAG GTACACTGTCAGCTTCTTATTAATTACCACCCAACTGGGATTCTGCAgcgtttattttatgtttatggcAGACAACTTACAACAG ATGGTGGAAGAAGCCCACGTGACCTCCAACAACTGCCAGCCCAGGAAGATCCTGGCGCTGACCCCCATCCTGGACATCCGCTTCTACATGCTGACAATCCTGCCCTTCGTGGTCCTGTTGGTGTTTATCCAGAACCTCAGGATGCTGTCCATCTTCTCGACGCTGGCCAACATCACCACCCTGGGGAGCATGGCTCTGATCTTTGAGTATATCATAAAG GAGATTCCAGATCCCAGTAGCCTCCCCTTGATGGCGAGCTGGAAGACATTCTTACTGTTCTTTGGTACAGCCATTTTCACATTTGAAGGCGTCGGTATG GTTCTGCCTCTCAAAAATCAGATGAAGCATCCACAACACTTTTCTTTTGTGCTGTACTTGGGGATGTCCCTTGTCATCATCCTCTACATCTGCCTGGGGACACTGGGCTATATGAAGTTTGGGTCCAGTACCCAGGCCAGCATCACCCTCAACTTACCCAATTGCTG GCTGTACCAGTCGGTCAAGCTGATGTACTCCATTGGCATCTTCTTCACCTACGCCCTCCAGTTCCACGTCCCAGCTGAGATCATCATCCCCTTCGTCATCTCCCAGGTGTCAGAGAGCTGGACACTGTTAATAGACCTGTTTGTCCGCACAGCCTTGGTCTGTCTGACCT GTGTCTCAGCCATCCTCATCCCCCGCCTGGACCTGGTCATCTCCTTTGTGGGCTCAGTGAGCAGCAGTGCCCTGGCCCTCATCATCCCGCCCCTCCTGGAGCTCATCACCTTTTATCCTGAAGACATGAGCTGTGTCACCATTGCAAAAGACATCATGATCAGCATCCTGGGCCTTTTAGGGTGTGTATTTGGAACATACCAAGCCCTCTATGAGTTGATCCAACCCATCAACCATTCCATAGCCAACTCCACAGGTGTCTATGCataa